Within Diabrotica virgifera virgifera chromosome 7, PGI_DIABVI_V3a, the genomic segment tgtatatgtataactAAATACATACCTGAACAGAATAAAATCCTTTACGGTTGATATACGAATCAGGATCATTGTCAGGTCTATCAATTTTTATATGACAGCCATCAATTGCTCCTATAACATTCGGAAATCCTTTATTTGCAAAATGTTGTTGGCTGACATGTTTTTCAGCTGCTGTTGGCCATTTTATAATCTCTGGAGATAGGTTACTCAAGAACATGGTCAATCTATATAAAATTCTATTGACAGAACTAACTGTTACATCAAAACGATCTCCTACATCTCGAAAACTTGATGTTTGATGCCCCGCATACCATAAAAATATAAGTACCTAAAATTTAATTAGTTTTAATAAGCAATTTTAACATGAAAGTTAGGTATcatcggtgatgtgacaatacctcccatctgctttttcatgaattttgtaagaGAGttacttgttttgtagtaaattcaactttttatttaaaaaaacatgttaaaacttacatatgaaaacAGGAAATGACCCTAAAAAAAGTTTGAAATCTTTCttaaaaaattcatgaaaaagcagataggaggtattgtcacatcagggATGGTGGATGGTATACTCCcatcttattattttttcttttataaattttacaaaattttaagcTTACTTGGTGTAATCCTGGTATTTTTCCAAAGGGTCCAGTGTTATTATGGTAGTAGGTGCTCCTTTCGAATCTGTCTGAAATGTCATTGACCACATTCCTGGACAGGCGAAAATGTTCAAAAAATTCTTGGTCAGAATAACTTGGTACAGTGTCTTCTAAAATGAATAGATTAtctattaatattatataatttattaatatctaATTAATTACAGtcagaaaaattaaagaatacccatgaacgaacatataaaacaagctatattttcctgtcaccatgtcacaaaaaaaattgtccagtgcaagtatatgtaacaataattattagtaCATGTATTTGCgatggccaattttttgtgtgacacggtgacaggaaaacacagcatgttttatatgttcgttcatgggtagtgtgaccaactccaattcagtcgaattcagGACAAGGctaaaaaaaatacctaaaatccgggacattcccatgaaaatcgggccattttttttaaatatagaacataaatcgttttattgattatttatcatttttatgttgaaaaaaaattatggaatGGGTTGTAAATGATAATACcacttttgttagtttttgacgtttggGATTCCAATCCAGAAAAATCATTCTCaaagaaggaaaaattagatAATCACCTGATGTTGGACTTCAATGTAAATAGAACCTTggattaatataaaaatataattatcataatTACATTGTCATGTTTTTAAATCATCTTTCCAGatgacgataattaaaatacagaaacagAAAAAATCCAGAGTTTGAGTTTTCATACAACTATAATACCATGAAATAATAATACCATGAAATAAAATGCATGAGTTTTTGATGTGGTATTAGTTTTACACTTTACACTAGACTACTAGATGGTTTAGGTGGACTATTAGAAATTGttgactttttttcgtcccaccaattcagtttgatgtgaattcttaaaagaatgatgtgttcaaaatttgaaaatagaattttaccaaacccttgaaaattcggatgacccggaagccttgtcagggacacgacttcgtaattcgggccatgtcccggatttttcgggctagttggtcacactattcatgggtattctttcatttttcctactgtattaaATATTATATCGTTTGCTGTATTAGTAAATCATATTTACTTACCTAAATAATTTTCATTTCTAACATGCTCATTAAACATCACATCAAAATCTTCATCAGAATCGATATCTGACATGAAATCGCTGTCTTCAAAATCgtccattatttttatttaaccgAAACACAAgattccaagaaaaaaaaataacatgGATTTGGATTGGCTTATTTTTCTATTGAGTCATCAGCTGATTGCACTTGCAGTGACGAGTGACCGACCAGTGAGAATTTATgtataaaaatgaaaacaatcttaactgcgcaagtcagtacaaatagtttctggTTGAAGGCATGTATCAAAAGGATCGTTCAATTACCGATTCCGAAACGTTACATGGATCGCTTG encodes:
- the LOC126888849 gene encoding putative nuclease HARBI1 isoform X1; this encodes MDDFEDSDFMSDIDSDEDFDVMFNEHVRNENYLEDTVPSYSDQEFFEHFRLSRNVVNDISDRFERSTYYHNNTGPFGKIPGLHQVLIFLWYAGHQTSSFRDVGDRFDVTVSSVNRILYRLTMFLSNLSPEIIKWPTAAEKHVSQQHFANKGFPNVIGAIDGCHIKIDRPDNDPDSYINRKGFYSVQMQAVCDHKKKIIDLFLGYPGSVHDSRVFRNSPLNANLERKCQQYFLLGDSGYPLRNNLLTPYKNRGNLTRQQQNYNVKLSKNRYVIEHCFGIVKQKFRQLYHVKLRNIRFIVHFIRAACVLHNIALEDNFEADGDNEQLNMQNHNYMQQDSDEEEENVEAAVVRNRVANTLLN